In Shinella sp. XGS7, a single genomic region encodes these proteins:
- a CDS encoding 3',5'-nucleoside bisphosphate phosphatase, with amino-acid sequence MNTDTAPRAALDICSNADLHCHSTVSDGTLAPEVLAARAKANGVDLWALTDHDEIGGQQRALDAALALGLPYLTGTEISVSFAGRVVHIVGLGFEHRDEALTAGLRATRGGRGERAREMAASLAQVGIKGAYEGALQYVGNPELISRTHFARFLVDAGHCSDIPEVFRRFLTEGKPGFVEHRWASLGDAVRWLREAGGEAVIAHPGRYPFTPTEEYALFTEFIAHGGRGVEVVTGSHTAADAAKYTETALEFGLYASRGSDFHSPEESRTDLGRLDAGLSGRLRPIWELLAPRIHRPTAAAAA; translated from the coding sequence GTGAATACCGACACCGCCCCCCGCGCCGCGCTGGACATCTGCAGCAATGCCGATCTGCATTGCCACTCCACGGTCTCCGACGGCACGCTGGCGCCCGAGGTGCTGGCCGCCCGCGCCAAGGCCAACGGGGTGGATCTCTGGGCCCTGACCGACCATGACGAGATCGGTGGCCAGCAGCGTGCGCTGGACGCTGCTCTGGCCCTGGGCCTGCCCTACCTCACCGGCACCGAGATCTCGGTGAGCTTTGCCGGCCGGGTGGTGCATATCGTGGGCCTGGGCTTCGAGCACCGCGACGAGGCACTCACCGCCGGCCTGCGCGCCACCCGCGGCGGCCGCGGCGAGCGCGCCCGCGAGATGGCAGCCAGCCTGGCCCAGGTGGGCATCAAGGGCGCCTACGAAGGCGCGCTGCAGTATGTGGGCAACCCCGAGCTGATCTCGCGCACCCACTTCGCCCGCTTCCTGGTCGACGCCGGCCACTGCAGCGACATCCCCGAGGTCTTCCGCCGCTTCCTCACCGAAGGCAAGCCGGGCTTTGTCGAACACCGCTGGGCCAGCCTGGGCGACGCGGTGCGCTGGCTGCGCGAGGCCGGCGGCGAGGCCGTGATCGCCCACCCGGGCCGCTACCCCTTCACGCCCACCGAGGAGTACGCGCTCTTCACGGAGTTCATCGCCCACGGCGGGCGCGGCGTGGAGGTGGTGACCGGCAGCCACACCGCGGCCGACGCCGCCAAGTACACCGAGACCGCGCTGGAGTTCGGGCTATACGCCTCGCGCGGCTCCGATTTCCACAGCCCCGAGGAAAGCCGTACCGATCTGGGCCGGCTGGACGCCGGGCTTTCCGGCCGGCTGCGCCCCATCTGGGAACTGCTGGCCCCGCGCATCCACCGCCCCACCGCGGCCGCCGCCGCGTGA
- a CDS encoding UDP-2,3-diacylglucosamine diphosphatase produces MKPAAYPPRAAPEPSPPDAAEEGGSLRVRTVWISDLHLGTPGCQALALLEFLRQVECEQLFLVGDIVDGWRLKRAWYWPQAFNDVTQKLLRKARKGTRIIYIPGNHDEFLRRYLDHSFGGVEVAKEWMHQTADGRRLWVTHGDLYDGVIQCARWLALLGDHLYEFALKLNRWLNSARARLGLPYWSLSRYLKLKVKRAVSYVSDFETALAREAKKRGADGVVCGHIHHAELREIEGVLYANDGDWVESLTALVEHADGRLEILDWSALAATPQQGLAPSSPVTELSPSVHRMIR; encoded by the coding sequence ATGAAACCCGCCGCCTACCCCCCGCGCGCCGCCCCCGAGCCCAGCCCGCCCGATGCGGCGGAGGAGGGGGGCTCGCTGCGCGTGCGCACGGTCTGGATTTCGGACCTGCACCTGGGCACGCCCGGCTGCCAGGCCCTGGCCCTGCTGGAGTTTCTGCGCCAGGTGGAGTGCGAGCAGCTCTTTCTGGTGGGCGACATCGTCGACGGCTGGCGGCTGAAGCGCGCCTGGTACTGGCCGCAGGCCTTCAACGACGTCACGCAGAAGCTCCTGCGCAAGGCGCGCAAGGGCACACGCATCATCTACATTCCCGGCAATCACGACGAGTTCCTGCGCCGCTACCTGGACCACAGCTTCGGCGGCGTGGAGGTGGCCAAGGAGTGGATGCACCAGACGGCCGACGGCCGCCGCCTCTGGGTCACCCACGGTGATCTGTATGACGGCGTGATCCAGTGCGCCCGCTGGCTGGCCCTGCTGGGCGACCATCTGTATGAATTCGCGCTCAAGCTCAACCGCTGGCTGAACTCGGCCCGTGCCCGCCTGGGCCTGCCCTACTGGAGCCTGTCGCGCTATCTCAAGCTCAAGGTAAAGCGCGCGGTCAGCTATGTCTCGGACTTCGAGACCGCCCTGGCCCGCGAGGCCAAGAAGCGCGGCGCCGACGGCGTGGTCTGCGGCCATATCCACCACGCCGAGCTGCGCGAGATCGAGGGCGTGCTCTATGCCAATGACGGCGACTGGGTTGAAAGCCTGACCGCCTTGGTGGAACATGCCGACGGGCGGCTGGAAATCCTGGACTGGAGCGCCCTGGCTGCCACGCCGCAGCAGGGTCTGGCGCCGTCATCGCCCGTCACGGAACTGTCACCCAGCGTTCATAGAATGATTCGATGA
- a CDS encoding dienelactone hydrolase family protein, producing MLKNDVDSLAPGRDFNRRDFVRTTVGSGFAAAVLPVTAQTLKTDAQGLEVGEVSVPVGDFKMPAYRAQPAGAKNPPVILVISEIFGVHEHIADVARRFAKQGYLAIAPELFVRQGDAGSYGEIAKLQAEVIMKVPDEQVMRDLDACVAWAKGQGGDTTRLGITGFCWGGRITWLYAAHNPGLKAGVAWYGRLVGNSVPLQPRHPVDLAGQLHAPVLGLYGGQDQGIPLDTVDKMKAALAQGSAAARRSEFHVYPEAPHAFHADYRPSYRKEAADDGWKRCLAWFKAQGVA from the coding sequence ATGCTGAAGAACGATGTGGACAGTCTGGCCCCGGGCCGCGACTTCAACCGGCGCGACTTCGTGCGCACCACGGTCGGCAGCGGATTCGCCGCCGCCGTGCTGCCGGTGACGGCCCAGACCCTCAAGACCGACGCCCAAGGGCTGGAGGTCGGCGAGGTGTCGGTGCCGGTCGGCGACTTCAAGATGCCGGCCTACCGCGCCCAGCCCGCCGGCGCCAAGAATCCGCCGGTGATTCTGGTGATCAGCGAGATCTTCGGCGTGCACGAGCACATTGCCGATGTGGCCCGGCGCTTTGCCAAGCAGGGCTATCTGGCCATCGCCCCCGAGCTCTTCGTGCGCCAGGGTGACGCCGGCAGCTATGGCGAAATCGCCAAGCTGCAAGCCGAGGTCATCATGAAGGTGCCCGATGAGCAGGTCATGCGCGATCTGGATGCCTGCGTGGCCTGGGCCAAGGGCCAGGGCGGCGACACCACCCGCCTGGGCATCACGGGCTTTTGCTGGGGCGGCCGCATCACCTGGCTCTATGCCGCCCACAACCCGGGCCTGAAGGCCGGCGTGGCCTGGTATGGGCGCCTGGTGGGCAACAGCGTGCCCCTGCAGCCGCGCCACCCGGTGGACCTGGCCGGTCAGCTGCATGCGCCGGTGCTGGGTCTCTATGGCGGACAGGATCAGGGCATCCCGCTTGACACGGTTGATAAGATGAAGGCAGCCCTGGCTCAAGGCTCGGCGGCGGCCCGGCGCAGCGAATTCCATGTCTACCCCGAGGCGCCGCACGCCTTCCATGCCGATTACCGGCCCAGCTACCGCAAGGAAGCTGCCGATGACGGCTGGAAGCGCTGCCTGGCCTGGTTCAAGGCCCAGGGCGTGGCCTGA
- a CDS encoding DMT family transporter has protein sequence MSAAALRAQRPLLGIALIVLMASCFASMDSSIRYLGGFMPVLLILWARYGFQALAMTLWLGWAAFSGRQRQPFRAAHPRFQALRGLLLLFTSAMSFYGVQHMPVAEFTAINMLTPVLVTLLAATVLHEPVSRLRWALVIGGFAGALIVIRPGSGLFGWAVLFPLAGALSYASFQVLTAKLSALESPYTTHFYTGLTGTLVLTPLVAALPGLDVAASLGAASAGQLALLALIGLLGTVGHLLLILALGLAPTGTLMPFVYVQIAVAAAIGYLAFDHVPDGYAWLGMGVLSACGAASAWLNVRRRAPAPVESDTIAD, from the coding sequence GTGAGCGCCGCCGCCCTGCGCGCCCAGCGCCCCCTGCTGGGCATCGCGCTGATCGTGCTGATGGCCAGCTGCTTCGCCAGCATGGACAGCAGCATCCGCTACCTGGGCGGCTTCATGCCGGTGCTACTCATCCTGTGGGCGCGCTACGGCTTCCAGGCCCTGGCCATGACGTTGTGGCTGGGCTGGGCGGCCTTCAGCGGCCGGCAGCGCCAGCCCTTCCGCGCCGCGCATCCGCGCTTTCAGGCCCTGCGCGGCCTGCTGCTGCTCTTCACCAGCGCGATGAGCTTCTACGGTGTGCAGCACATGCCGGTGGCGGAGTTCACCGCCATCAATATGCTGACCCCGGTGCTGGTGACCCTGCTGGCGGCCACGGTGCTGCACGAGCCGGTCTCGCGCCTGCGCTGGGCCCTGGTGATCGGCGGCTTTGCCGGCGCCCTGATCGTGATCCGCCCGGGCAGCGGCCTCTTTGGCTGGGCCGTGCTCTTTCCGCTGGCCGGCGCGCTGAGCTATGCCAGCTTCCAGGTGCTCACGGCCAAGCTCTCGGCCCTGGAGAGCCCCTACACCACCCACTTCTACACCGGCTTGACCGGCACCCTGGTGCTCACACCCCTGGTGGCCGCCCTGCCCGGCCTGGACGTGGCGGCCAGCCTGGGCGCGGCCAGCGCCGGGCAGCTCGCGCTGCTGGCCCTGATCGGCCTGCTGGGCACGGTGGGCCATCTGCTGCTGATCCTGGCCTTGGGTCTGGCGCCCACCGGCACGCTGATGCCTTTTGTCTATGTGCAGATCGCGGTGGCCGCGGCCATCGGCTATCTGGCCTTCGACCATGTGCCGGACGGCTATGCCTGGCTGGGCATGGGCGTGCTCTCGGCCTGCGGCGCGGCCTCGGCCTGGCTCAATGTGCGCCGGCGCGCACCCGCGCCGGTGGAGTCGGACACCATCGCCGACTGA
- the recJ gene encoding single-stranded-DNA-specific exonuclease RecJ encodes MNAPRLILRDVPPRASWALEQAGIPPLLARLFAARGVARPEELDEGLAQLLPPEGLKGMAQAAKLLADSLQAGERICIVADYDCDGATACSVALRGLYLLGARPGSVVYVVPDRAVHGYGLTPAIVELALPLQPQLLMTVDNGIASFAGVAHARERGLKVLVTDHHLPALLNGETAVPEADAVVNPNQPGCGFASKHLAGVGVAFYTLLALRAELRRRGAFAATEQPRLDSLLDLVALGTVADVVRLDANNRRLVAQGLRRMRAGRMQPGVAALFSAAGRDASRASSTDLGYALGPRINAAGRLSDMTLGIECLTTDNAERALELARQLDAINRERREIEAGMRELAEARLEQLLAEPALQGEPPAALCLYEPEFHEGVVGIVAGRVKDRLHRPTFVFALGADGQLKGSGRSIPGFHLRDALDLVSKREPDLLKKFGGHAMAAGCTLQAESPEEAEARVQRFGAALAQVAREWLDATALTRTLRTDGPLPPEAFSAEVVQQLDAQVWGQAFEAPLFCDPVQVVSQRIVGERHLKLRVRQGGPSGPLRDAIWFGHIEPVPETGHLAYRLALDEYQGQQRVQMIVEAMSEQAARPAGAPS; translated from the coding sequence GTGAACGCGCCGCGCCTGATCCTGCGCGATGTGCCGCCGCGCGCCAGCTGGGCCCTGGAGCAGGCCGGGATCCCGCCCCTGCTGGCCCGGCTCTTCGCCGCCCGCGGCGTGGCCCGCCCCGAGGAACTGGATGAAGGCCTGGCCCAGCTGCTGCCGCCCGAGGGGCTCAAGGGCATGGCGCAGGCCGCCAAGCTGCTGGCCGACAGCCTGCAGGCCGGCGAGCGCATCTGCATCGTGGCCGACTATGACTGCGACGGCGCCACCGCCTGCAGCGTGGCCCTGCGCGGCCTCTATCTGCTGGGCGCCCGCCCCGGCAGCGTGGTCTATGTGGTGCCCGACCGCGCGGTGCATGGCTACGGCCTCACGCCCGCCATCGTGGAGCTGGCCCTGCCGCTCCAGCCCCAGCTGCTGATGACGGTGGACAACGGCATCGCCAGCTTTGCCGGCGTGGCCCATGCGCGCGAGCGCGGGCTCAAGGTCCTGGTCACCGACCACCACCTGCCGGCCCTGCTGAATGGCGAAACCGCCGTGCCCGAGGCCGACGCCGTGGTCAACCCCAATCAGCCCGGCTGCGGCTTCGCCAGCAAGCATCTGGCCGGCGTGGGCGTGGCCTTCTACACCCTGCTCGCCCTGCGCGCCGAGCTGCGCCGGCGCGGCGCCTTCGCCGCCACCGAGCAGCCCCGCCTGGACAGCCTGCTGGACCTGGTGGCCCTGGGCACCGTGGCCGATGTGGTGCGCCTGGATGCCAACAACCGCCGCCTGGTGGCGCAGGGCCTGCGCCGCATGCGCGCCGGCCGCATGCAGCCGGGCGTGGCCGCCCTCTTCAGCGCCGCCGGCCGCGACGCCAGTCGCGCCAGCAGCACGGACCTGGGCTATGCCCTGGGCCCGCGCATCAATGCGGCCGGCCGGCTCTCGGACATGACCCTGGGCATCGAGTGCCTGACCACAGACAATGCCGAGCGCGCCCTGGAACTGGCCCGCCAGCTGGATGCCATCAACCGCGAGCGCCGCGAGATCGAGGCCGGCATGCGGGAGCTGGCCGAGGCGCGCCTGGAGCAGCTGCTGGCCGAGCCCGCCCTGCAGGGTGAGCCGCCCGCGGCCCTGTGCCTGTACGAGCCCGAGTTTCACGAGGGTGTGGTGGGCATCGTGGCCGGCCGCGTCAAGGACCGACTGCACCGCCCCACCTTTGTCTTCGCCCTGGGCGCCGACGGCCAGCTCAAGGGCTCGGGCCGCTCCATCCCGGGCTTCCATCTGCGCGACGCGCTGGACCTGGTCTCCAAGCGCGAGCCCGATCTGCTCAAGAAGTTCGGTGGCCACGCCATGGCGGCCGGCTGCACCCTGCAGGCCGAGTCACCGGAAGAGGCCGAAGCCCGCGTGCAGCGCTTTGGCGCGGCCCTGGCCCAGGTGGCGCGCGAATGGCTGGATGCCACGGCCCTGACCCGCACCCTGCGCACCGACGGCCCCCTGCCACCCGAGGCCTTCAGCGCCGAGGTGGTGCAGCAGCTTGACGCCCAGGTCTGGGGCCAGGCCTTCGAGGCCCCGCTGTTCTGCGACCCGGTGCAGGTGGTCTCGCAGCGCATCGTGGGCGAGCGCCATCTCAAGCTGCGCGTGCGCCAGGGCGGCCCCAGCGGCCCCTTGCGCGACGCCATCTGGTTCGGCCATATCGAGCCGGTGCCCGAGACCGGCCACCTGGCCTACCGCCTGGCCCTGGACGAGTACCAGGGTCAGCAGCGGGTGCAGATGATTGTGGAGGCCATGAGCGAGCAGGCGGCTCGCCCGGCGGGCGCGCCCAGCTGA
- the ppk1 gene encoding polyphosphate kinase 1, which produces MTQLPVVPPSLTLLNREQAILEFNRRVLAQAQREDVPLLERLRYICIVSSNLDEFFEVRFADMLDAARDPGSNVSAREVERVAAAAHELIDQQYGIFNEQVMPALKARQILILNHADRNEAQRAWVARFFEREVRPLLVPVGLDPAHPFPQVANKSLHFIARLTGKDALGRDSRIAIVKVPRVLPRVIKLPAALSEGSQAFVLLTSVIRAHLEELFPGRQVEAFSQFRVTRDSDLEVDEEEIANLRHALRSGLTTRHFGRAVRLEVVNTCPPELASFLLEQFELPPAALYRVNGPVNLVRLNELIDQTEADELRFVPYEPVWPQGRLPRGKSIFDRLRKDDVLLHHPFESFEPVVQLLREAVQDPEVLAIKQTVYRTGSKSELMDLLIEAARRGKEVLVVVELKARFDEEANINWAERLEAVGAQVVYGVVGLKTHAKLLLVTRREQQGAKSVLRRYAHLSTGNYNPKTARLYTDLGYLTADPDLTTDVDLVFRQLASLSKFKAPRRLLVAPFNLHSRMMELLALVRDAARAGYKSRVVLRVNALTDVALIQGLLEAGQAGARIDLIVRGACMLPPGLPGVSDNILVRSIVGRFLEHSRVSYFRWGDAEDQEALYLSSADWMSRNMLRRIEVAWPVLSPKLRQRVIDEALQPYLHDSLDAWQLGTDGRSQRISEQGVSAQQALMQRFNEKLVDKG; this is translated from the coding sequence ATGACCCAATTGCCCGTGGTCCCGCCGTCCCTGACCCTGCTCAACCGCGAGCAGGCCATTCTGGAATTCAACCGCCGCGTGCTGGCCCAGGCGCAGCGCGAGGATGTGCCGCTGCTGGAGCGGCTGCGCTATATCTGCATCGTCTCCTCCAATCTGGATGAGTTCTTCGAGGTGCGCTTCGCCGACATGCTGGACGCGGCCCGCGATCCCGGCTCCAACGTCAGCGCCCGCGAGGTGGAGCGCGTGGCCGCCGCCGCGCATGAGCTGATCGACCAGCAGTACGGCATCTTCAACGAGCAGGTGATGCCGGCGCTCAAGGCGCGCCAGATCCTGATCCTGAACCATGCCGACCGCAACGAGGCCCAGCGCGCCTGGGTGGCGCGCTTCTTCGAGCGCGAGGTGCGGCCCCTGCTGGTGCCCGTGGGCCTGGATCCGGCCCATCCCTTCCCGCAGGTGGCCAACAAGTCCCTGCACTTCATCGCCCGTCTGACCGGCAAGGACGCCCTGGGCCGCGACAGCCGCATCGCCATCGTCAAGGTGCCGCGCGTGCTGCCGCGCGTGATCAAGCTGCCGGCCGCGCTCAGCGAGGGCAGCCAGGCCTTTGTGCTGCTGACCAGCGTGATCCGCGCGCATCTGGAAGAGCTCTTCCCGGGCCGCCAGGTGGAGGCCTTCTCGCAGTTCCGCGTCACCCGCGATTCCGATCTGGAGGTGGACGAGGAGGAGATCGCCAATCTGCGCCATGCCCTGCGCTCGGGCCTGACCACGCGCCACTTCGGCCGCGCGGTGCGCCTGGAGGTGGTCAACACCTGCCCCCCGGAGCTGGCCAGCTTTCTGCTGGAGCAGTTCGAGCTGCCGCCCGCGGCGCTCTACCGCGTCAACGGCCCGGTGAATCTGGTGCGCCTCAACGAGCTGATCGACCAGACCGAGGCCGACGAGCTGCGCTTTGTGCCCTACGAGCCGGTCTGGCCCCAGGGTCGGCTGCCGCGCGGCAAGTCCATCTTCGACCGGCTGCGCAAGGACGATGTGCTACTGCACCATCCCTTCGAGAGCTTCGAGCCCGTGGTGCAGCTGCTGCGCGAGGCGGTGCAGGACCCCGAGGTGCTGGCCATCAAGCAGACGGTCTATCGCACCGGCAGCAAGTCCGAGCTGATGGACCTGCTGATCGAGGCGGCCCGCCGCGGCAAGGAAGTGCTGGTGGTGGTGGAGCTCAAGGCCCGCTTCGACGAAGAGGCCAATATCAACTGGGCCGAGCGCCTGGAGGCTGTGGGCGCCCAGGTGGTCTATGGCGTGGTGGGGCTCAAGACCCATGCCAAGCTGCTGCTGGTCACGCGCCGCGAGCAGCAGGGCGCCAAGTCGGTGCTGCGCCGCTATGCTCATCTGTCCACGGGGAACTACAACCCCAAGACCGCGCGGCTCTACACCGATCTGGGCTATCTGACGGCCGACCCTGATCTGACCACCGATGTGGATCTGGTCTTCCGGCAGCTGGCCTCGCTGTCCAAGTTCAAGGCGCCGCGCCGCCTGCTGGTGGCGCCCTTCAATCTGCACAGCCGCATGATGGAGCTGCTGGCCCTGGTGCGCGATGCCGCGCGCGCGGGCTACAAGTCCCGCGTGGTGCTGCGGGTGAATGCGCTCACCGATGTGGCCCTGATCCAGGGCCTGCTGGAGGCGGGCCAGGCCGGCGCGCGCATCGACCTGATCGTGCGCGGCGCCTGCATGCTGCCGCCGGGCCTGCCGGGCGTGAGCGACAACATCCTGGTGCGCTCCATCGTGGGCCGCTTCCTGGAACATTCACGCGTCAGCTATTTCCGCTGGGGCGATGCCGAAGACCAGGAGGCGCTCTATCTCTCCAGCGCCGACTGGATGAGTCGCAATATGCTGCGCCGCATCGAGGTGGCCTGGCCGGTGCTCTCGCCCAAGCTGCGCCAGCGCGTGATCGACGAGGCCCTGCAGCCCTATCTGCACGACAGCCTGGATGCCTGGCAGCTGGGCACGGACGGGCGCTCGCAGCGCATCTCGGAGCAGGGCGTCAGCGCCCAGCAGGCCCTGATGCAGCGCTTCAACGAGAAGCTGGTCGACAAGGGCTGA
- a CDS encoding Ppx/GppA phosphatase family protein has protein sequence MTLPSSPAAPALAAIDMGSNSFRLEIAQLQRGRYRRQAYLKETVRLGAGLDEQGLLTEAAMQRGLDCLARFAGELRGFAPERVRAVATQTLREARNRDAFLRRAELALGFPIEVISGREEARLIYAGVARLQTSERPRLVIDIGGRSTEMILGQGTTPVLAESFQVGSVSLSLRFFPDGRFTPEAFRAAQIAAGAELEEALALFEPSRWQEALGSSGTVGAVAQVLAGSGITDGRITPEALRWCMDQCLQAGHMDKLKLPGMKEDRRAVVGGGLCILYTLLTQFGIESLQPTKGALRQGVIFDLAERLETQRPGRSRDMREQSVLALQQRFGVDPAQAGRVSQLALSLYKRLQPEATREQQRELGWAAALHEIGMMVSHHDHHRHSAYLLAHVDAPGFSQSQLRRLADLVLGQRGGLRKLEAAFAAEPGLVWQVLALRLAVLVCHARESVSPQALVLTRERQQVLLKPAKRWAETHPRALYLLREESNAWSKSEQLRVLLEG, from the coding sequence ATGACCCTGCCGTCCAGCCCTGCCGCCCCCGCCCTTGCCGCCATCGACATGGGCTCGAACAGCTTCCGTCTCGAGATCGCCCAGCTGCAGCGCGGCCGTTACCGGCGCCAGGCCTACCTCAAGGAGACGGTGCGCCTGGGGGCAGGTCTTGATGAACAGGGCCTGCTCACCGAAGCAGCCATGCAGCGCGGCCTGGACTGCCTGGCCCGCTTTGCCGGCGAACTGCGCGGCTTCGCGCCGGAGCGCGTGCGCGCCGTGGCCACCCAGACCCTGCGCGAGGCCCGCAACCGCGACGCCTTTCTGCGCCGCGCCGAGCTGGCCCTGGGCTTTCCCATCGAAGTGATCTCGGGCCGCGAGGAAGCCCGCCTGATCTATGCCGGCGTGGCCCGGCTGCAGACTTCGGAGCGCCCGCGCCTGGTGATCGATATCGGCGGCCGCTCCACCGAGATGATCCTGGGCCAGGGCACCACGCCTGTGCTGGCCGAGAGCTTCCAGGTGGGCAGCGTCAGCCTGTCCCTGCGCTTCTTCCCGGATGGACGCTTCACGCCCGAGGCCTTCCGCGCTGCCCAGATTGCGGCCGGCGCCGAGCTGGAGGAAGCCCTGGCCCTGTTCGAGCCCAGCCGCTGGCAGGAGGCCCTGGGCTCCTCCGGCACCGTGGGCGCCGTGGCCCAGGTGCTGGCCGGGAGCGGCATCACCGATGGGCGCATCACGCCCGAGGCCCTGCGCTGGTGCATGGACCAGTGCCTGCAGGCCGGCCATATGGACAAGCTCAAGCTGCCCGGCATGAAGGAAGACCGCCGCGCCGTGGTGGGCGGCGGCCTGTGCATCCTCTACACCCTGCTGACCCAGTTCGGCATCGAGAGCCTGCAGCCCACCAAGGGCGCACTGCGCCAGGGCGTGATCTTCGACCTGGCCGAGCGCCTGGAGACCCAGCGCCCGGGCCGCTCGCGCGATATGCGCGAGCAGTCGGTGCTGGCCCTGCAGCAGCGCTTCGGCGTGGACCCGGCCCAGGCCGGACGCGTCAGCCAGCTGGCCCTCTCGCTCTACAAGCGCCTGCAGCCCGAGGCCACGCGCGAGCAGCAGCGCGAGCTGGGCTGGGCCGCGGCCCTGCACGAGATCGGCATGATGGTCTCCCACCACGATCACCACCGCCACAGCGCCTATCTGCTGGCCCATGTGGACGCGCCCGGCTTCTCGCAGAGCCAGCTGCGCCGTCTGGCCGATCTGGTGCTGGGCCAGCGCGGCGGCCTGCGCAAGCTGGAGGCCGCTTTCGCTGCCGAGCCGGGTCTCGTCTGGCAGGTGCTGGCCCTGCGCCTGGCGGTGCTGGTCTGCCATGCGCGCGAGAGCGTCAGCCCGCAAGCCCTGGTCCTCACGCGCGAGCGCCAACAGGTGCTGCTCAAGCCCGCCAAGCGCTGGGCCGAGACCCATCCGCGCGCGCTCTATCTGCTGCGCGAGGAGTCCAATGCCTGGTCCAAGAGCGAGCAGCTGCGGGTGCTGCTGGAGGGCTGA